The Leptidea sinapis chromosome Z, ilLepSina1.1, whole genome shotgun sequence genomic sequence AACAACGCAAGTGTCTCAATGACGTACTAGATGGcgttataaaaaagtatttagatTAAAACACCAATAAAGAAAGATACATCTAAAGACCATATCTAAATCCATCACTTGATATAAAGCCGCTTCCGATATAACTCGATAGATATCGAAGTATATATTAGTATTCATATGAATTAAATAGTTTAAGGTTAAGAACGGATAGATACCTAAAcattatcggccttacaaataaacttagtataaagttatatatCAATCAAAAGCAAAAtgaatatttgtaaacattttgcatattcttagtttattagggcgtataacgtttcccgcgtttatatgcaaggctgcttgatattcggaaaacttaggaattatcattgtattattgacagtgttgccagtgatacagacaacattttgtatattcttggtttattctcagatatAACATTATACCAAGTTTAGTTATGAGGCCGTTAGATTCAAATTACAAAGATCATTAGAGAATTTAAATGTACTCAATGTTTCAAGATACTGACCACATACACAGAAGTTTTCATACAGTAAGGATATTTAGATTAACTTAGTAAAATTAGTTATTAAACTGCTATTTGCGACATATCCTAAAAAGTCTGTGTGGTGATCAATTcacagataaataataataataatttccagTTTCCtatagtaggtacttatattaaaatgtatttaatcttcatgtatataatacttctgtacgtgtgttgacagtgaacttctcctaaacggctggaccgattttgatgatttttctgtattatatatataattctcctgcgtaTGTTGGTGATCTCCTAACGTCTGGGCCCATACTtaaaatttaacacgtgtgtacaggataACGTCATGTCGGGTCCGCAAGTATAACAATATATACGAGTGAAAACATGGCCACAGAAATCCAAATAGCATTGTAGAAATAACAATTGTTTTCGATTTAGATCAAATtcaatgtacctacatactacTGCACTATTCAGTTTcataacaatacaaaaatatatctgGCACATGATCAattcacaaattaaaataaaatatttgaaaataatgtcGTATTTTATACGACACTACGAAAAAAGTTCTATCAACTCATCAGcgtaatttaagttatataaataaatttttaagcgcgttttaatcatttgagagtatattcatttaaaaatgtgATGCTTGCGTAAATCAAAGATATAATAAGTTGAAAaattcattcatcatcatcacccattttaaatttattcaaatacacTATTACTTGATATTtttctacaattattataccGAAAATATCAAACTTTAAcgcattttcataataataattatttaaaataagatataaaaattattaacattaatacAGTATAAAGCATTTACTATTTGCAATTATTATTGAAAGCGTGAGTAACATAACTATGATATAGtctaatatctaataaatataaatgaacaaaaaataaatattttaaaatagtagCTACTAAGCTTGTACAGTGTGAGTTAGCTATGTGAAGCTCTATGGTGTCTCCAGGATGAATGGAATCCCGCCGCAGAATCTGAATCAGAATCACCTTCCTCGTTAACTCCCATCTGAGCTCGAGGCtgcaatacaataaaatttacatcagaattatctttaaaatataaaacccgATAGTGGCAAGTATcagtatgattttttttaagacagtcagggcgagacgagcaggatgtacAGCTGATCGTAATcaatacaccctgcccattacaatgcagtgccgctcaggattcttgaaaggcactacaactgcgctcgtcatcttgggACATAATAAGTGTCATTTATCCAGTAATTACTACTaacactaggtacggcgcccttcagaccgaaacacagtcatgcttacacattactgcttcacggcagaaataggcggcgttgtggtacccatatactagccggtatcctgtgtgAAGGATCATCTCACTGGTAAATTGGTGGGTTCAGTAGAGGATTCCATTATCTGGAAGGAAAAGCCAAATACAGGGGCATCAATGAAGCCAAACAATGTAcatctaaattaaaattaaattacaattaaaatgtacatcttgacttaaaagagtggcaatgagtttcttgctacttcttctcattagcttgaCCCtatacgaagtagcggtaaattcagtaagaaacaatatttttatgcttttttttgacattcataagtatcatttccgtgacctacatgaataaagtgtatttgaattattttttgaattccaagacgGCCAACATCCTTTCGTTCTCATCTCTGGTCTTGAAATGCAGAGAAATCAGTACTCCGTGTACTGCTAGTTCGCTTGGCACTGCGTTGAGAAGTAGTATCTCTATTATCTATATCTTATCATCTACATTCTCCACAGGCAGTGTTTCCAGGTGTTATAGGACCTGATCCCTGCCGCTGAATTCATCACCATCGTAGCAACTGCctaaaatcacaaaatatttacctCACGGTCTGGATGGTCTGGCGttccaaaaattatgattttcaaTGAATCTTCTTTCTTGTACAACAATAGTGTGACGTGTATATAATATCTAAGCTGCCGTTATCTAACTAGCTTATCATATTACgctcatttggttttttaaataaaccttaaaaaatatcgatctatttgattatatttatgCTTCGCTAGATgtaattataaaacttttataatttcaatattagaaAGTACTATAGTAAACTTCTTAAAAACAATACGGGGTTTGCACCCATATATATAACTAGCAAAATCGTAAAATTTccgaattaaatattttcgaaaATAAAAACAGGAAGGtacttcaaaattttaaagaaattgaTCCACATCAGctgcaaaataataatattttaaatatagatatagcGCGATCCAGTGGGAGGTTTCCGCCGTGAAacagtagtgtgtaagcattactgtgtttcggtctgaagggcgctatagctagtgaaattactggccaaatgagccttaacatctgATGCTCatggtgacgaacgcagttgtagtgccgctcacaatatttgggtttttcaagaatcctgagcggcgctgcattttaatgggcagggcgtatcatcaactgaacgtccggctcgcctcgtcccttactttcatggAAAAAAGCACAGGGCTATGAGCGGAGGATAGCTGATAGGGTCGCGGGCATAGCTAGTATGTAAATTTATAGACACGAGCAAGTTTGGGTCATCATGTACCTGGTCAGGCGTTGAGGGTGTACTGCGGCTGTGTGAAGTTACTCCCAGCCGGCCACTAGTACCTCGGCGACGAACCTTGTTGGTACTGCCCGGGGGCGGCATTATTTTGCTCTCCTTCTGTGCAAAtcacataaaattatctatgttACTATAATGTTACTATGTACACCCATGCAATAAATTCTACGTGAAATTTGAAAGCGCTTGcttattatcttaattatatcaatttatgattatagtataaaacaaagtcgcttcccGCTGTCAGTCCCAGTGTATgattaaaactttaaaacttCGCAATAGATTTTGATtcaatttttaatagatagagtgattcaaAAGAAAggtttaaatgttataatacaTGTTTAATATAGTAGAGAAACACGATAATTTTAGAGGTTTCAAATGTGATGTCGTcgataaacatatttttttgcgctTACATTACAAACGTTGGCAGATACCTACGAGATAGATCTACAACTTAATaaggtctacaaaaaagtccccgatgttatatgtctatctcttagggataacccataataaccattttttatcctTTACTTTTTACTAGAAATAACAGCTTATATACGAAGCGATTTTATCCATTACAGCATTAATCATTATCCATTACCTTACAtacattgtttatttaatatatatcattATGGATGGCCTTTTACATCATGCAAATTAAATGactattttcgaagatattaccgATTTTAAATGCAGGGACATAGCGGTGGTGGCGGTATTGGCAGGGAAGGAGAATGTATCATCAAGTCAATAAAGTATATATGCAGTCTAcgaaacttatttttgtatattatcgtagtttatttttgaagtataaataacggGGTCACTCGAAAAttacatttttctatttaatttttgctATAAACTTTTGACAGAACGAAGTCTGTCTAGGCAgctagaaatataaataataaaaccgatcaatataatttacaatCATATTAATCATTTATAAACGCCTAATGATTAGTAATAAGCCGTTATCTTGTAACTGAGACCAGCGCCTTATAACAAGAATGAACGAAGTCATTTAATTGTGATAAGTCTGTATAAGGTGCTGTATAGctttaattcattattattccCAAATCTTgaatcattttttatttgaggTAAAGTTCCTGTGGTAATGAAATAAATCCCATTTGAGGTAAAGGGATGCAGCACTCCGTTATAACCAGATTTTCTTTTTCCAATCGCGATTTGTAACTTCAAATCATCATCAAATACACACacttaatattgttaattagaTTACAATCACTTCGTTATCAGATCAGAAGAATGTCTCATTGTCTCGATTGTGACGTCAATAGTTAGTATACCATTCCCACCTGTATGTTATCAGCTGATCCCCACGACTTAAGTTGATCTCCATCTTCAGAGCGTCGCTCCAGACTTGCAGATTTGTGTCCATACGTCGAAGCTCTGGTCGCCCCAACTCCCAGGAAGTTGCTGAACGCCTCTGTTGTCTTTTTCACTCGTACATTCAAAGACCCGATGCGAAGAAATCTTTCTTTTTCTGGGAACATTCATAATTACATTGATGGTGTTGCCTATGCGTAATTTATTGGGAATCAGAAGTGTTTGacatcatttatatttaatttttatcgtTTTTACTCATCCACATTGGAATACCCATTTGAAACATAGATCTCATATAAATCCGCAATAACTAAAAGCGATTGGTTAAGAAATGATGTGATTATTATTTACCTGACCTGATATGACAATATGTTGTATACATTGCCTGACCAATGAGGATTTATTTCCCCGCGCCCGCCCACTTCAGTTGCTTGTCTGATTTTCGGatggaatttcgcattttgacgtgATGTCCGGTGATAGAATTCAGCTTCTGGTATCGAGTTGATACCTCTCTCAACCAGTGATATATGCGGTATAAAAGTCAGAGAGAACCCACAGCTCTACGCATTGCCACAGAATCTTGGTCGTCGATGATACTCAGACAGACTGACTGTACTCGAGAACAGACACCCTCCCTGATGTAAACACACATACCAGCCCGTGGTACAAAAGAGTGTTACagattataccccgggtaggagcCAAAGAGGATATTTGTGTCTTGGTCAAAAATAGTGTAGCGGGCTTTACCATCTCCAGGTGGAAGTGGACAGCATTTAAATTCTCCTGATATTGCAGAAGTCTATAGCTAATTTGGAAAAGGGTGTTTGAGCCTACTTCTTTGTTTGCCGCGGTGCAACTTAGGCATCCACTATTAAGCACGGGTCCTAATTTTGGACGCCCAGGTACGGAATCCCATGGGCTGCTAAGTCTTTATCTGCTATTTCTCCGGGTCTAGCATACCCTAATTCAGGTCCCATAGGACACAACATAGCACTGAGTTTGAATGCCTGTAATTTTAtctataaattgtttattttaaattatattttctgtgtATGTcgttattattaactttaatagtataataaataaaaaaatagtccAATACCTAATTAGTGTTATTTTTAAGAGTTCCTGTTCAGAAATATCTTCTTACAAAAACAGGTTTGCTAAGATTTCAGATTGGGCCACACATAAAAATTCAACCTGCATATTAATAAGGGATTAGTATATGTTTAAAAGAAAAacacaataactttaatttcgaaaattaattaacataaaacGAAACTCTGACACACGTctcgaattatttattttttgtgtataattattgatataaattgtATGCAATtaatatgcatttatttttttgtcacaCGACGAAGCAATAGATGCATGTAAATAAGTCCAATTAAAGTATCAGAAACCGCTattgattaaataatttaaataacaaaactcCCATACCCCAGACGAACGAAAAAAATCCACAATCACCAGAAGgacaacataaaaaaacaaaatggtctTTTTCATAAGAATGTCAGCTGCGATACACATCCTCTCTATTGGTAGTCtcataaaacttgttttatggaataagggacgagacgagcaggacgttcagctgatggtaaatcgtacgcccttcccatttcaatacagtgccgatcaggattcttgaaagacccaaaaattttgagcagcactacaactgcgctcgtcgccttgagacataagatgttaagtctcattttcccagtaatttcactagctacggcgcccttcagactcaAACACATTAATGCTCACACAACACAGaaatggcagaaataggcgccgttgtgcacTCTATTCGATAAAGTCCGTGTGGCTGTGTCATTGGGCATAGAGGAATTGGGGTTATAATGTTTGTTAATATAACACAATATATTGCAAACACAACACAACATACAACACACCAACCCCACCTCAACCATTCCTATCTTACTTGACGGCGTATACACAAGTGATGTGTTCGAGGAAAGATGCAGGTGCGGCGAGTAAATCTCCTCTAGGGTTACAACTGATAATAATGAAGGAGACCTAACAGCATCTAAATCTGAAATATGTTTAAACCAGCAGTGTTAGAATCGCGGCAAACTGAAACTAAACTGCTTGGCGATCCTTAAAGATATGATCTTCAAGTTCAAGTATAGTTTATCTTCAATTTGAAATACGGATTATTCATTAATAGGTGGCAAGGTTTTTTGGgatcaaatattaat encodes the following:
- the LOC126978447 gene encoding uncharacterized protein LOC126978447 isoform X1, encoding MCRCCSPGRMQNGGYTPLHIAMQFRHENVYRLLVEAYDADPNVRDWSGKKPRQYLVYMDTSLSPGSYRNLDAVRSPSLLSVVTLEEIYSPHLHLSSNTSLVYTPSKKERFLRIGSLNVRVKKTTEAFSNFLGVGATRASTYGHKSASLERRSEDGDQLKSWGSADNIQKESKIMPPPGSTNKVRRRGTSGRLGVTSHSRSTPSTPDQPRAQMGVNEEGDSDSDSAAGFHSSWRHHRASHS
- the LOC126978447 gene encoding ankyrin repeat domain-containing protein SOWAHC-like isoform X2, with translation MCRCCSPGRMQNGGYTPLHIAMQFRHENVYRLLVEAYDADPNVRDWSGKKPRQYLVYMDTSLSPGSYRKKERFLRIGSLNVRVKKTTEAFSNFLGVGATRASTYGHKSASLERRSEDGDQLKSWGSADNIQKESKIMPPPGSTNKVRRRGTSGRLGVTSHSRSTPSTPDQPRAQMGVNEEGDSDSDSAAGFHSSWRHHRASHS